The following proteins come from a genomic window of Patescibacteria group bacterium:
- a CDS encoding AI-2E family transporter, with amino-acid sequence MSTQRFQSYFFIAVLVLSGLLTLLVFRSYLPLLAFGGALAVVARPLYAYLLKLIRSEIAAAFLTVIVVALTVVLPLIYFLAALSGELISLFGHARGFFSADAVVAYLERILPSGLHIQIPEIINQSLSVLRAVVEGLSSNLFEFFSNILGMFLAFVIILIFVYYLLKDGARIKAEFLALSPLGDDYDEMVLSRVIIAVRAVVNGVLVIGLIKGVLAGVFFWIFGVPAPFFWGTMTGAASFLPIFGSSLVTVPTIVYLVISGHYGAAIGLTLVSLLLIGTVDNFLQPKLVESKTNIHPLLILLSILGGLQFFGFAGFILGPLTLATTMALLDIYKKDFRGHLTDLT; translated from the coding sequence ATGAGCACCCAAAGATTCCAGAGCTACTTCTTTATAGCCGTTCTTGTTTTGAGCGGCCTTCTGACCTTACTGGTCTTCAGATCGTATTTGCCGTTGCTGGCTTTTGGCGGGGCTTTGGCCGTGGTTGCGCGGCCGCTTTACGCATATCTGCTCAAGCTCATCCGTTCGGAGATTGCCGCAGCTTTCCTGACCGTGATCGTGGTCGCCCTGACCGTCGTCCTGCCGCTGATCTATTTCTTGGCTGCTCTGTCCGGCGAGCTCATTTCTCTGTTCGGTCACGCGCGGGGGTTCTTTTCGGCTGACGCGGTCGTAGCTTATCTTGAACGCATCCTGCCGTCCGGACTCCACATTCAGATCCCCGAGATCATCAACCAGTCCCTGAGCGTGCTCAGGGCTGTGGTTGAAGGATTATCTTCCAATCTTTTCGAGTTCTTCTCCAACATCCTGGGCATGTTCTTGGCTTTCGTCATCATCCTGATCTTCGTCTATTACTTGCTCAAGGATGGCGCCCGGATCAAGGCAGAGTTTTTGGCGCTGTCGCCGCTCGGCGATGATTACGATGAAATGGTCCTGAGCCGCGTCATTATCGCTGTTCGCGCCGTCGTGAACGGCGTGCTGGTGATCGGGCTCATCAAAGGCGTCTTAGCCGGAGTTTTCTTCTGGATTTTTGGCGTGCCGGCGCCGTTCTTCTGGGGTACGATGACCGGGGCCGCATCTTTTCTGCCGATCTTCGGCTCGTCGCTCGTCACCGTGCCGACGATCGTCTATCTGGTCATTTCCGGCCATTATGGCGCGGCCATCGGCCTGACCCTGGTCTCGCTCCTCCTCATCGGCACGGTCGATAATTTCCTTCAGCCCAAACTGGTCGAAAGCAAGACTAATATCCATCCGCTGCTGATCCTATTGTCCATTCTCGGCGGCCTGCAGTTCTTCGGTTTTGCCGGTTTCATTTTGGGCCCGCTGACGCTCGCGACCACCATGGCCCTGCTCGATATTTACAAGAAAGATTTCCGCGGTCATCTTACGGACCTGACGTAA
- a CDS encoding ABC transporter ATP-binding protein, translating to MAELIRLENLVKEYVQGEQLVKALNGVDLVINKGDFFAIMGPSGCGKSTLMHLLGFLLSPTSGKYVFGGRDASSLTENDRAVIRNEQIGFVFQAYNLLPRTSVLENVLLPIEYAAVVDAKKAKKRALELLDRVGLSHRLDARPNQLSGGEQQRAAIARALINEPSLILADEPTGNLDSKTSDDIMAIIDGLHKEGNTIVMVTHEEDVAQRAERTIRMKDGRIVS from the coding sequence ATGGCTGAACTCATCCGGCTGGAAAATTTGGTCAAAGAGTATGTTCAGGGCGAGCAGTTGGTCAAAGCCCTGAATGGCGTTGACTTGGTCATCAACAAGGGCGATTTTTTCGCCATCATGGGGCCTTCTGGTTGCGGCAAGTCCACTCTGATGCACTTGCTCGGTTTTCTGCTGAGCCCAACGTCTGGCAAGTACGTCTTCGGCGGCCGCGATGCCAGCTCGCTCACGGAGAATGACCGGGCTGTGATCCGCAATGAACAGATCGGTTTCGTCTTTCAGGCCTACAACCTGCTGCCGCGCACCTCGGTTCTCGAGAATGTTTTGTTGCCGATCGAATATGCCGCTGTTGTCGACGCCAAAAAAGCGAAGAAACGCGCTCTGGAACTTCTGGACCGGGTCGGTCTGAGCCACCGTCTCGACGCCCGGCCCAACCAGCTCTCTGGCGGCGAACAACAGCGCGCGGCCATCGCCCGGGCGCTCATCAACGAGCCTTCACTGATCCTGGCTGACGAGCCGACCGGCAACCTTGATTCCAAAACCTCGGACGACATCATGGCCATCATCGACGGTCTCCACAAGGAGGGGAATACCATCGTCATGGTCACTCACGAGGAAGACGTGGCGCAGCGCGCGGAACGAACCATCCGGATGAAGGACGGCCGCATCGTCTCCTGA
- a CDS encoding ABC transporter permease, producing the protein MHFHDLAKASLGNLRRNKLRTALSLLGIVIGVFSVTVIISLGVAVKAGVISYINSFSSQNVISINPAAPGASRENSMQALILGATPASLNYEDVEALQDPRNLPYATAVSGAVTGQEYVRFGNKEFRSLIYGCSSDFYPHIMPIIKIGQGRFYTREEERSLAPVVVIGYKVATKLFGSADPVGQKVKIKDLPLMVIGVLEPLGSMMTMDLDSMTMIPLRLAQKRITGNDKVFEVNLTAQDAAHVDETVDDVKRLLRKRHKIEDPTKDDFMVTTMQDITDRLNTITDVITYFLAFLAAISLFVGGIGIMNIMLVSVTERIREVGLRKALGAKPNDILMQFLAESIVLTTAGGLIGGALGFLTTMAVVAIMRANHLDVPYIVSMTAFIGAAAVSAFVGVVFGIQPARKAAALDPITSLRYE; encoded by the coding sequence ATGCATTTTCACGACTTGGCCAAAGCCTCGCTCGGCAACCTCCGGCGCAACAAATTGCGCACGGCCTTGTCGCTCCTCGGCATCGTCATCGGAGTCTTCTCGGTGACTGTCATCATCTCGCTCGGCGTCGCGGTCAAAGCGGGCGTCATCAGCTACATCAACAGTTTTTCCAGCCAGAACGTCATCTCGATCAATCCGGCGGCGCCCGGCGCTTCGCGCGAGAATTCCATGCAAGCCCTGATACTGGGCGCGACTCCGGCCTCGCTCAATTACGAGGATGTCGAAGCCCTGCAGGATCCGCGCAATTTACCTTATGCCACCGCGGTGAGCGGCGCTGTGACCGGTCAGGAATACGTCCGTTTCGGCAACAAGGAGTTCCGGTCGCTGATCTACGGCTGCTCCTCGGATTTTTATCCGCACATCATGCCGATCATCAAGATCGGCCAGGGGCGTTTTTATACCCGGGAGGAAGAAAGGTCGTTAGCGCCCGTCGTAGTGATCGGTTACAAGGTCGCCACCAAGCTTTTCGGCTCGGCTGATCCCGTCGGTCAGAAGGTCAAGATCAAGGATTTGCCGCTCATGGTGATCGGCGTGCTGGAGCCGCTTGGCAGCATGATGACCATGGATTTGGATTCCATGACCATGATACCGCTCCGGTTGGCGCAGAAACGGATCACCGGCAATGATAAGGTCTTCGAGGTGAATCTTACGGCCCAGGACGCCGCCCATGTCGATGAAACGGTCGATGACGTCAAGCGCTTGCTGCGCAAGCGGCACAAGATCGAAGATCCGACCAAAGACGATTTCATGGTGACGACCATGCAGGATATCACCGACCGGCTCAATACCATCACCGATGTGATCACTTACTTTCTGGCTTTCCTCGCCGCGATCTCGCTGTTCGTCGGCGGCATCGGCATCATGAACATCATGCTCGTTTCCGTGACCGAGCGTATCCGCGAGGTCGGGCTGCGCAAGGCTCTGGGCGCCAAACCGAACGATATCCTGATGCAATTTTTGGCCGAGTCCATCGTCCTGACCACCGCTGGCGGGCTGATCGGCGGCGCCCTCGGCTTCCTCACGACCATGGCGGTCGTGGCGATCATGCGCGCCAATCATCTCGACGTTCCCTATATCGTTTCGATGACGGCTTTCATCGGCGCCGCCGCGGTTTCCGCGTTCGTCGGCGTCGTCTTCGGCATCCAGCCGGCGCGCAAGGCGGCCGCGCTCGATCCGATCACGTCTCTCAGATATGAATAA
- a CDS encoding TM0106 family RecB-like putative nuclease, whose translation MNKRLRPAAKKVSRTGTKKTAAKSGVRKSRVKSRGPLTGTMIYKHATCPHWLYFDRFGDPKKKIRQSRFAGLLLESGLLFEKEVLAGREYSEVRGRGELARQKATLKLMKAGADLIYGGWLKSGGRVGEPDLLEKRTDASSKFGAYHYVAVEIKNVEKLSDALRLKLSFLSDVLGEVQGFQPPYGYVLNGAGLLIGFALQEFSERYRTTIEEIDRALGGECPPPHLSSSCKASPWFNECAALAESGRDLALLYNIKERNVRALRASGVATIDQAREMDAVALAEKTGISRSTLERLALQAAALIEGKHRLRGRIELPAAPVEYFFDIEGDPLRRLEYLFGLLVRDRAGERYEYFLAAKPEDEARMWRRFLDWTESLPPRFAVFHYGTYELSRLAILERRYGGSTALDRFRAALVDLNEVVKANLILPLYFYGLKQIGNYIGFARSKQVAGGSESVAFYEDWLEKGDRKKLEAVIDYNKDDVVATARLRDWLAQEQDSHQENGK comes from the coding sequence ATGAATAAGCGCTTGCGGCCGGCCGCGAAGAAGGTTTCCCGGACGGGGACCAAGAAAACCGCCGCCAAGTCAGGGGTCCGAAAATCGAGAGTCAAAAGCCGGGGGCCGCTCACCGGCACCATGATCTATAAGCACGCCACTTGTCCGCACTGGCTGTATTTCGACCGTTTCGGCGATCCTAAAAAGAAGATCCGTCAGTCGCGTTTCGCCGGACTGCTCCTCGAATCCGGGCTGCTATTCGAAAAAGAGGTCCTGGCCGGCCGGGAGTATTCCGAGGTCCGGGGCAGGGGAGAGTTAGCGCGGCAAAAGGCCACGTTGAAATTGATGAAAGCCGGAGCCGACCTGATCTATGGCGGCTGGCTCAAGAGCGGCGGCCGGGTCGGCGAACCGGACCTGCTCGAGAAACGGACCGACGCGTCGTCGAAATTCGGCGCGTATCATTACGTCGCCGTCGAGATCAAGAACGTCGAGAAACTTTCCGACGCGCTGCGGCTGAAACTCTCGTTCCTTTCCGATGTCCTCGGGGAAGTCCAGGGTTTCCAGCCGCCCTACGGTTACGTGCTGAACGGCGCCGGGCTCCTGATCGGTTTCGCGCTCCAGGAATTCAGCGAGCGCTACCGGACGACCATCGAGGAAATCGATCGCGCCCTCGGCGGCGAGTGTCCGCCGCCGCATCTGTCATCGTCCTGCAAGGCGTCGCCTTGGTTCAACGAATGCGCGGCCCTGGCCGAGTCCGGCCGCGACCTGGCGCTGTTATATAATATAAAGGAAAGGAACGTGCGGGCGCTGCGCGCCAGCGGCGTCGCCACGATCGACCAGGCACGGGAGATGGACGCCGTCGCGCTGGCCGAGAAGACCGGAATTTCGCGCTCCACGCTTGAGCGGCTGGCGCTTCAGGCCGCCGCGCTGATCGAAGGCAAACATCGTCTGCGCGGCCGGATCGAATTGCCGGCGGCGCCGGTCGAATATTTTTTCGACATCGAAGGCGACCCGCTGCGCCGCCTGGAGTACCTGTTCGGCCTGCTCGTCCGCGACCGGGCGGGGGAGCGGTATGAATATTTTCTCGCCGCGAAGCCCGAGGACGAAGCGCGGATGTGGCGGCGGTTCCTCGACTGGACCGAAAGCCTGCCGCCGCGGTTCGCTGTGTTTCATTATGGCACTTATGAACTCAGCCGGCTCGCGATCCTCGAGCGCCGCTACGGCGGTTCGACCGCTCTCGATCGTTTCCGCGCGGCTCTGGTCGACTTGAACGAGGTCGTGAAAGCGAACCTGATCCTGCCGTTGTATTTTTACGGCTTGAAACAGATCGGCAATTACATCGGCTTCGCGCGTTCGAAGCAGGTCGCCGGCGGCAGCGAATCAGTGGCTTTCTACGAGGACTGGTTAGAGAAAGGGGACCGGAAGAAACTCGAAGCCGTCATTGATTATAACAAGGACGATGTCGTCGCCACGGCGCGGCTTCGCGACTGGCTGGCGCAGGAGCAGGACAGCCATCAGGAAAACGGGAAATAG
- the dusB gene encoding tRNA dihydrouridine synthase DusB, with translation MKFWTSLPRPIIALAPMADMTDSAYCRIAKRQGAQVVFHEMISAEAVVRDNRKTLHMADFKPEERPIVQQVFGSDPGVVAEAIRIIDEKYSPDAFDLNMGCPVYKIVCNFNGSALMKDPELACRIILAAKEATSKPVSVKTRLGWSRPDEILTFVKTVEASGADLVTIHGRTKEQGYTGQADWQAIGRARALVKIPVLVNGDIASGADARKALAATAGDGVMIGRGALGNPWVFAEIAATLNGTAYRPPTLAERAAVIMEHARLHAELQPGPEPLLTFRKHLIWYFKGLPDAKSWREKAVRVSDLDDLGVLLAELARQ, from the coding sequence ATGAAGTTTTGGACCTCGCTCCCCCGCCCCATCATCGCGCTCGCCCCGATGGCCGACATGACCGATTCGGCTTATTGCCGTATCGCGAAGCGCCAGGGCGCCCAGGTCGTCTTCCATGAAATGATCAGCGCCGAAGCCGTGGTCCGCGACAATCGGAAAACCTTGCACATGGCCGACTTTAAACCGGAAGAGCGGCCCATCGTCCAACAGGTGTTCGGCTCCGATCCCGGCGTCGTGGCCGAAGCGATCCGGATCATCGATGAGAAATATTCTCCGGACGCCTTCGACCTGAACATGGGCTGCCCGGTCTATAAGATCGTCTGCAATTTCAACGGTTCCGCGCTGATGAAAGATCCGGAACTGGCATGCCGGATCATCCTCGCGGCCAAAGAAGCGACCTCCAAACCTGTATCCGTGAAGACGCGCCTGGGCTGGTCGAGACCCGACGAGATCCTGACGTTCGTGAAGACCGTCGAGGCTTCGGGCGCCGACCTCGTGACGATCCACGGCCGGACCAAAGAGCAGGGCTACACTGGCCAGGCCGACTGGCAGGCGATCGGCCGCGCCCGGGCGCTCGTGAAGATCCCGGTCCTCGTGAACGGCGACATTGCGTCTGGAGCTGACGCGCGCAAAGCGCTCGCCGCGACTGCTGGCGACGGCGTGATGATCGGACGCGGGGCGCTCGGCAATCCCTGGGTCTTCGCCGAGATCGCCGCGACTCTGAACGGGACCGCGTACCGGCCGCCGACACTCGCCGAGCGCGCCGCCGTCATCATGGAACACGCTCGGCTGCACGCCGAACTCCAGCCCGGTCCGGAACCGCTGCTGACCTTCCGCAAACACCTGATCTGGTATTTCAAAGGCCTGCCGGACGCGAAGTCCTGGCGGGAAAAGGCCGTTCGCGTCTCGGACCTGGATGATCTCGGCGTCCTGCTCGCGGAACTGGCCCGACAATGA
- a CDS encoding ABC transporter permease, with translation MSLSKDIIYSGHTLWASKSRTLLTMLGVIIGVMSVVAVSSVGKSAQNLILDQAEAVGTNVIGILPGGSGENEPPPIAMGIATSSLKESDFRAVRALPHVILGVPMVMALESVSLGQVAAMTTIYGTGEEFPAMMDMTVAEGRFFDVRDVAAYGRVAVLGSGAAKDLSLRGSPFGKQIRVKGYNYQVIGILKEKGGGALGQMDDAIYIPVTAVQKYIAGINHLTAARVKVDNASNLNWVKDEIKKTLRRRHHITDPAKDDFTVQAAEQAITTIAGITDSINYFLLFVTAISLLVGGINIMNIMYVAVRERTREIGLRKSLGARPGRILRQFLTESSLISFSGGVIGLILGTVIAAAVAAAAIHYDLIWKFTISLTSVVVSLVVSIGIGLIFGVAPAAAAAKLDAIEALRHE, from the coding sequence ATGTCCCTCTCCAAGGACATCATCTACTCCGGGCACACTTTGTGGGCGTCCAAGAGCCGCACTTTGCTTACGATGCTCGGGGTCATCATCGGCGTGATGTCCGTGGTCGCGGTTTCTTCGGTCGGCAAGAGCGCCCAGAATCTTATCCTGGACCAGGCTGAAGCGGTCGGAACCAACGTCATCGGCATCTTGCCGGGCGGCAGCGGCGAGAACGAACCGCCGCCGATCGCCATGGGCATCGCCACGAGCAGCCTCAAAGAGAGCGATTTTCGCGCCGTGCGCGCCTTGCCGCACGTCATCCTCGGCGTTCCCATGGTCATGGCGCTGGAGTCGGTCTCGCTGGGACAGGTCGCCGCGATGACCACGATCTACGGCACCGGCGAGGAATTTCCGGCCATGATGGATATGACGGTGGCCGAGGGTCGTTTTTTCGACGTCCGCGACGTCGCGGCTTATGGCCGGGTCGCGGTGCTTGGTTCCGGCGCGGCGAAAGATCTTTCCTTGCGCGGCAGTCCGTTCGGCAAACAGATCCGCGTCAAAGGCTACAACTATCAGGTCATCGGCATCCTGAAAGAGAAGGGCGGCGGCGCGCTGGGCCAGATGGATGACGCGATCTACATCCCGGTGACGGCCGTCCAGAAATATATCGCCGGCATCAATCATCTGACCGCCGCGCGGGTCAAGGTCGACAACGCCAGCAATCTCAATTGGGTCAAGGACGAGATCAAGAAGACCCTGCGCCGCCGCCATCACATCACTGATCCGGCCAAGGATGATTTCACGGTGCAGGCGGCCGAGCAGGCCATCACCACCATTGCCGGCATCACCGATTCCATCAATTATTTCCTGCTGTTCGTGACGGCGATCTCGCTGCTCGTCGGCGGCATCAACATCATGAACATCATGTACGTCGCCGTCCGCGAACGCACGCGCGAGATCGGCCTCAGGAAATCCCTGGGCGCCAGGCCGGGCCGCATCCTCAGACAGTTCCTGACCGAAAGCTCGCTGATCTCGTTTTCCGGCGGCGTCATCGGCCTGATCTTGGGGACGGTCATCGCCGCGGCCGTCGCCGCGGCAGCCATCCACTACGACCTGATCTGGAAATTCACGATCTCCTTGACCTCGGTCGTCGTTTCGCTCGTCGTTTCGATCGGCATCGGCCTGATCTTCGGGGTCGCGCCGGCCGCCGCCGCGGCCAAACTCGACGCCATCGAAGCTTTGCGCCACGAATGA
- a CDS encoding efflux RND transporter periplasmic adaptor subunit gives MGKITMIMLKFSKKIAFIIIAIAVVAGVAGYLALRGPQTVYETDVVSRGSVVETISVTGSIAPGSKISLQPEASGRVAKILVAEGDHVQAGDALIKIDSRDIETRISSQRAVLASAQAQLREFLAGATAEDLRVSESAVETASAQLAAAEAAKIDAEIAKTNAQRNLENTQAKGATLIESKISTLLLDFDDAVTASSDAVNRLSMPLFTTTDQLSFSSSNSQAESDAVSSRRLAKDALAPLAAAAASARSVGTLAAVKDSYAIIQAKLQVVKAHIDAAAAVLNYSLGLSSTTLATYQLNINTAQNTLNTIISTLSTDRSSLDLQQRLNASDETAASIALANSETALNAAASSIETSLRAKAQAQAAYDLKKIGTRPETIDVQRARVAAESAALDGLLNELTKRTVIAPIEAVVTDIAVELGETVTQNQVVITLNSKGAFEILSNISEVDIARVTVGDPVTITLDAFSTGEKWTGKVITIQPAEKVVEGVIFYETKIVFDQEDPRLKSGMTANLDIEVARHDGVLRIPLRALKENGRKYVQVLVNGVPAEKDVAVGLESNDFVEITSGLTEGETVVIAANGKK, from the coding sequence ATGGGTAAAATAACCATGATTATGCTCAAATTTTCCAAAAAGATCGCATTCATCATCATCGCTATAGCGGTCGTGGCCGGGGTGGCGGGTTATTTGGCGCTGCGCGGTCCGCAGACCGTCTATGAGACCGATGTCGTGAGCCGTGGTTCGGTCGTGGAGACGATCTCGGTCACGGGTTCGATCGCGCCGGGTTCCAAGATCAGCCTGCAGCCGGAAGCCAGCGGCCGCGTCGCCAAGATCCTGGTCGCCGAGGGCGATCACGTCCAGGCCGGCGATGCCCTGATCAAGATCGATTCCCGCGATATCGAGACCCGGATCTCGTCCCAGCGCGCGGTCTTGGCTTCGGCCCAGGCCCAGCTCCGGGAGTTTTTGGCCGGAGCGACGGCGGAAGATCTGCGAGTCAGCGAGTCCGCCGTGGAGACCGCCTCCGCTCAGTTGGCGGCCGCCGAGGCGGCCAAGATCGACGCCGAGATCGCCAAGACCAACGCTCAGCGCAATCTGGAGAATACGCAGGCCAAAGGCGCGACCCTCATCGAATCCAAGATCAGCACGCTGCTCTTGGATTTCGACGACGCGGTCACAGCATCGTCCGACGCGGTCAACCGCCTGTCGATGCCGTTGTTCACCACCACCGATCAGTTGTCTTTTTCCAGTTCGAATTCCCAGGCCGAGTCCGATGCCGTCAGCTCTCGCCGTCTGGCTAAAGATGCTCTGGCGCCGCTCGCGGCCGCCGCCGCGTCAGCCCGATCGGTCGGCACGCTCGCGGCGGTTAAGGATTCTTACGCGATCATCCAGGCCAAACTGCAGGTGGTCAAGGCTCACATCGACGCCGCGGCCGCGGTCCTGAATTATTCTCTGGGACTCAGTTCCACTACGCTGGCCACCTATCAGCTCAACATCAATACGGCTCAGAACACGCTGAATACCATCATTTCCACGCTGTCGACCGACCGTTCGAGCCTGGATCTGCAGCAGCGACTCAACGCTTCGGATGAGACCGCGGCTTCGATCGCGCTCGCGAATTCCGAGACCGCCCTGAATGCGGCCGCGAGCAGCATTGAGACGAGTCTGCGGGCGAAAGCCCAGGCTCAGGCCGCCTACGATCTGAAGAAGATCGGCACCCGGCCGGAGACGATCGATGTCCAGCGCGCCAGAGTCGCCGCGGAATCCGCCGCGCTCGACGGACTCCTGAACGAACTCACCAAGCGGACCGTGATCGCGCCGATCGAAGCGGTGGTCACCGACATCGCCGTCGAACTTGGCGAGACCGTGACTCAGAATCAGGTCGTGATCACGCTCAATTCCAAAGGCGCTTTTGAGATCCTCTCCAACATTTCCGAGGTCGATATCGCCCGGGTGACGGTCGGCGATCCGGTCACGATCACGCTTGACGCCTTCTCCACCGGCGAGAAGTGGACCGGCAAGGTCATCACGATCCAGCCGGCCGAGAAAGTCGTCGAGGGCGTCATCTTCTATGAGACCAAGATCGTCTTCGATCAGGAGGATCCGCGCCTCAAGTCGGGCATGACCGCTAATCTGGATATCGAAGTGGCGCGCCACGACGGCGTGCTGCGGATTCCGTTGCGCGCTCTCAAAGAGAACGGCCGGAAGTACGTCCAGGTGCTGGTGAACGGCGTGCCCGCGGAAAAGGACGTCGCGGTCGGTCTGGAGAGCAATGATTTCGTCGAGATCACGAGCGGGTTGACCGAGGGCGAGACCGTCGTCATCGCCGCTAACGGCAAGAAGTAA